One Halobacterium sp. DL1 DNA window includes the following coding sequences:
- a CDS encoding transfer complex protein, translated as MSLRDKLSNWRAITASTTTPEATDTETDDDQEASTPRHYPREEDATRIPEREEDSSSAESDVDGPEYTVEPRFSETPLDFSGRRHQRTIAPGGIKVNPTSVQVGESWARTLWVGEFPDEPQDGLFEALYASPESRTTDISLHIQPRETEATLSALENQLEDLEADLEYLDEKRRASARGVQADFEDYRELYDVLRNTPTRAFDVSMYLGVREADPEHLRGVTDAVSSTARRAPTNLLPIMPRWQQLPALQSVSPLGVDALSESMDTTTPMLGGALGAMYPFVSGAFSEPGIEYGTYALNESPLVVDRFERETGYCMLVIGQLGAGKSFSTKLQLVRRAMYDPDTILVMLDPLEGFASVNDALGGERITVGGTRGFNPLETKATPPDIIEEVPDLDPWAEQVAWVLGFFETFFQEVAMNPLGSRTQTLRRAIQETYEAAGITRDPSTHDQASPTIHDLITVLEALLENPRRFGYVTEGEQENVLDDAQSLLTDLRPSFREGGDLSHLAQPTEFDLNAPVLYLDLHQEEGARSRGETSLLMQVLFNAVYERAKQSSKRVLFVIDEAHYLLSEDGARSFLETAVRHSRHYDLSLQFLTQTGGEFALTPEAKTIGRLCSMTLIHRVNEEASELAEWFDLNDREIEWVRSAKAGNDEDGYSEALLGIDGEGWFPLRVRASDYETAVISNPDSVLHKAA; from the coding sequence ATGAGCCTCCGAGACAAGCTCTCAAACTGGCGTGCCATCACTGCGAGCACAACCACTCCCGAAGCAACCGACACCGAGACAGACGACGACCAGGAAGCCTCCACACCAAGACACTACCCCCGTGAGGAAGACGCGACACGAATCCCGGAACGCGAAGAGGACAGTTCGAGTGCAGAATCGGACGTCGACGGCCCCGAGTATACTGTTGAACCACGATTCTCTGAGACTCCTCTGGATTTCAGTGGTCGTCGCCACCAACGAACGATTGCCCCCGGTGGCATCAAGGTCAATCCAACAAGCGTCCAAGTGGGGGAGTCCTGGGCGCGAACACTCTGGGTAGGAGAATTCCCCGATGAACCCCAGGACGGCCTCTTCGAGGCCTTGTACGCGAGCCCGGAGTCACGCACAACAGACATCTCACTACACATCCAACCGCGTGAAACCGAGGCCACACTGAGCGCGCTCGAAAACCAACTCGAGGACCTCGAAGCCGACCTCGAATATCTCGATGAGAAACGCCGCGCAAGCGCCAGGGGCGTCCAAGCTGACTTCGAGGACTACCGCGAACTCTACGACGTCCTTCGAAACACGCCAACCCGCGCCTTCGACGTCTCAATGTACCTGGGCGTCCGCGAAGCCGACCCCGAACACCTCCGTGGTGTGACGGACGCTGTCTCGAGTACAGCGCGGCGTGCACCAACGAACCTCCTACCAATCATGCCGCGCTGGCAGCAACTCCCAGCACTCCAATCAGTCAGCCCACTCGGAGTCGATGCACTCAGCGAGTCCATGGATACGACGACACCGATGCTCGGTGGCGCCCTCGGCGCGATGTACCCCTTCGTTTCTGGTGCGTTCTCCGAGCCCGGAATCGAATACGGAACCTACGCACTCAATGAGAGTCCCCTGGTTGTGGATCGTTTCGAGCGCGAAACTGGGTACTGCATGCTCGTCATCGGCCAACTCGGCGCGGGGAAATCCTTCTCGACGAAACTCCAACTCGTACGCCGAGCCATGTACGACCCCGATACGATACTCGTGATGCTCGACCCACTCGAAGGATTCGCGAGCGTCAACGACGCACTGGGTGGTGAACGCATCACCGTCGGGGGCACCCGTGGATTCAACCCACTCGAAACCAAGGCTACACCCCCGGACATCATCGAGGAAGTCCCAGACCTCGACCCCTGGGCCGAACAGGTCGCATGGGTCCTCGGATTCTTCGAGACATTCTTCCAAGAAGTCGCAATGAACCCCCTGGGGAGTCGAACCCAAACCCTGCGACGAGCCATTCAGGAAACCTACGAGGCTGCTGGCATCACCCGGGACCCCAGTACCCACGACCAAGCATCACCGACAATCCACGACCTCATCACCGTCCTCGAAGCCCTCCTCGAGAACCCACGCCGATTCGGGTACGTAACCGAAGGCGAACAAGAAAACGTCCTCGATGACGCCCAATCACTACTAACTGACCTACGACCGTCCTTCCGCGAGGGCGGCGACCTCAGCCATCTCGCACAACCCACGGAATTCGACCTCAATGCGCCCGTGCTATACTTGGATTTGCATCAAGAAGAAGGCGCGCGCAGTCGAGGTGAGACGAGCCTCCTGATGCAAGTATTATTCAACGCGGTCTATGAGCGCGCGAAACAATCGAGCAAACGCGTATTGTTCGTCATCGACGAAGCCCATTACCTCCTCAGCGAAGACGGCGCACGCTCATTCCTCGAAACAGCCGTCAGACACAGTCGCCACTACGACCTCTCCCTACAATTCCTCACACAAACCGGCGGAGAATTCGCACTCACACCCGAAGCGAAGACGATCGGACGACTCTGTTCGATGACGCTCATTCACCGCGTCAACGAGGAAGCCAGCGAACTCGCAGAATGGTTTGATTTGAATGACCGCGAAATCGAGTGGGTCCGCTCAGCGAAAGCCGGGAACGACGAAGACGGCTACTCCGAAGCTCTACTTGGTATTGACGGGGAAGGCTGGTTCCCACTTCGAGTACGTGCAAGCGACTACGAAACGGCCGTTATCTCAAACCCAGACTCAGTACTTCACAAAGCCGCTTAG
- a CDS encoding transposase ISH3 — MSKTKQADGEIHEDQLLNFLVNRLDEEVSLSLANNAEITAEDIYEVLVGACADGTSVSTLCASSQNSPAGNTVLYHLRTKFEPERLERVANTLLRKDLDELLPEQVEVCADLHLRPYYGDEDDTDGLYHSVAKRGTTAFHAYATLYARVKNKRYTLAVRRLKDGDTASSVLAEFFGVLDGLDAGVKAVYLDRGFYDSKCLTLLQAHNYAYVIPIIRWGEAIQQELSEGWSRVIQHDLTGKLDGHSWTVDFPVYIDCTYLNGKYDENGVARHGYAADAPFIDSPRDARYHYSKRFGIESSYRLFEQAIATTTTRDPTVRLLYVVVSLLLQNVWRYLHYEYVATPRRGGRRLWWWPYKEFVNMIRRAAWTALAVRRAVPANRPPDDRFHR; from the coding sequence GTGTCTAAAACCAAACAAGCAGACGGTGAGATCCACGAGGACCAGCTTCTTAACTTTCTCGTCAACCGCCTTGACGAGGAAGTTTCGCTCTCGTTAGCCAATAACGCTGAAATCACTGCTGAAGACATCTATGAGGTCCTCGTCGGCGCTTGCGCCGACGGGACCTCTGTCTCTACGCTCTGTGCGTCGAGCCAGAACTCACCCGCTGGGAACACGGTCCTCTACCATCTTCGGACGAAGTTCGAGCCGGAACGGCTCGAACGAGTCGCTAACACGCTCCTGCGAAAGGATCTCGATGAATTGCTCCCCGAACAGGTGGAGGTCTGCGCAGACCTCCACCTGCGGCCCTACTACGGTGACGAAGACGACACAGACGGCCTCTATCACTCGGTAGCGAAGCGTGGAACCACTGCGTTCCACGCCTATGCCACACTCTACGCGCGTGTGAAGAACAAACGCTACACGCTGGCGGTACGCCGTCTCAAAGACGGCGATACCGCAAGTAGTGTCCTCGCTGAGTTCTTCGGTGTCCTCGACGGCCTTGACGCCGGGGTCAAGGCCGTCTACCTTGATCGCGGATTCTACGACAGTAAGTGTCTCACGCTGCTTCAGGCGCACAATTACGCGTACGTGATCCCGATCATCCGGTGGGGTGAGGCGATTCAGCAAGAGCTCTCGGAAGGATGGAGTCGCGTCATTCAGCATGATCTGACGGGGAAACTCGACGGTCACAGCTGGACCGTCGATTTTCCCGTCTACATCGACTGTACGTACCTAAATGGGAAGTATGACGAGAACGGTGTGGCGCGTCACGGCTACGCCGCTGACGCGCCGTTCATCGACTCACCACGGGACGCTCGATACCACTACTCGAAACGCTTCGGTATCGAGTCAAGCTATCGCTTGTTTGAGCAAGCGATAGCGACAACGACAACACGAGATCCAACGGTACGGCTGCTGTACGTGGTGGTGAGTCTCCTCTTACAGAACGTCTGGCGGTACCTTCACTACGAGTATGTGGCGACGCCCCGCCGAGGCGGGCGTCGCCTCTGGTGGTGGCCGTACAAGGAGTTCGTCAATATGATTCGACGAGCTGCGTGGACGGCCCTCGCGGTGCGTCGGGCCGTCCCCGCGAATCGGCCACCTGACGACCGATTCCACCGCTAA
- a CDS encoding ATPase AAA — protein MTDLEPNPRQQELIDSTDGIYRVDAGAGTGKTFTVTRRYANIVQQDDVRPKDVLLVTFTNNAAAEMRERIVEHCHYGMRELGDAPIQTFHSLCHDLLQEHGHAAPTHLGIDDRITGSTRLVEDELVEEALFQQFINRFSDDHREYDDVFRAVSDPVELLSLVKQLAAKGVFPDSEGWYRDGERHLDGDFDAFQTLFEEVNEPRNGGSKQSKLRSKLGQYGRNACYLPEAPDKHEVRGSGKQVPEDLAGEVFHADREHLKAFVHDVYHEYLEFALQRNYLNFGFLQLFAYVLLCENHQLRDEVAFEYVMIDEFQDSSEIQFKLALLLADTDNICVVGDWKQSIYSFQYADVDNIVHFEDRLERFVEELNSDHERVGFPTDSVTPIELTENYRSTQEILDFSEHALLTPAASSDSLNEEEVRDRIVSLDSNAAHENTTIEALQSEDEHEAVLARIEDIVGNDNYQIDGAEDDDEEGELRTPRYEDIAVVTRTRDFGRDLLQTAEEYGLPMAYEGGIELFRTDQAKLLMAWLRILEDDADRGWAVVLEDAGYTFDEVGNILETGDYPESMRSFRESLREMETLGAVARRVFQRYGYDGATADVVLHTIQSIHDTTTLTRGDLIRFIERSIEAGSTHEVHTGTGTNSVTVQTIHATKGLEYPIVILANMNSGRFPPSSGGANTITYDDPIGLRQHEMYSADAHGHPHIYDNWRTDVLQACLPRNYDEERRLLYVAITRAESHVIFTAGDDPNTFLEELPVEIKSVTPDPGAITASETEQTTLDVSVPTPDGPVGHTPHTLMRDDVFEDVDDGRGTEFGNQVHDFAEAYALGEEVTPSNKDERHVAAFLDGLEGELLVEEDASLPLTVEGEQVTVSGIVDLIHVTPDSVEIVDYKTDRGRHGEPEYRKQLSVYYHVAKSVYPDREISASIFYTDQDERQSIEPLTMAVLEDIVGRIERPG, from the coding sequence ATGACTGACCTCGAACCGAATCCGCGACAGCAGGAACTCATCGATAGCACGGACGGCATCTACCGCGTTGATGCAGGGGCTGGCACAGGGAAGACGTTCACTGTTACCCGGCGGTACGCGAACATCGTCCAGCAGGACGACGTCAGGCCCAAGGACGTACTATTGGTGACGTTCACGAACAATGCGGCCGCGGAGATGCGCGAGCGCATCGTCGAGCACTGCCACTACGGGATGCGCGAACTCGGGGATGCCCCCATTCAGACGTTCCACTCGCTGTGCCATGACCTCCTCCAAGAGCATGGGCACGCTGCGCCAACCCATCTCGGTATCGACGACCGCATCACGGGGTCGACTCGACTGGTCGAGGATGAGCTCGTCGAGGAGGCGTTGTTCCAGCAGTTCATTAACCGGTTCAGCGACGACCACCGTGAGTACGATGATGTCTTCCGGGCCGTCTCTGATCCCGTCGAGCTACTGAGCCTTGTGAAACAGTTGGCCGCCAAGGGTGTGTTCCCCGATTCTGAGGGGTGGTATCGGGACGGCGAGCGCCACCTCGACGGTGACTTCGACGCGTTCCAGACGCTGTTCGAGGAGGTGAACGAGCCACGGAATGGTGGGAGCAAGCAGTCCAAACTCCGCTCGAAGCTCGGGCAGTATGGCCGAAATGCGTGCTATCTCCCAGAGGCGCCCGACAAACACGAGGTGCGTGGCAGCGGTAAACAGGTCCCCGAGGACCTCGCTGGAGAGGTGTTCCACGCCGACCGCGAGCACCTGAAAGCGTTCGTCCACGACGTCTACCACGAATACCTCGAGTTCGCCCTACAGCGGAACTATCTGAACTTCGGGTTCCTCCAATTGTTCGCGTACGTCCTGCTCTGCGAGAATCACCAACTCAGGGACGAGGTCGCCTTCGAGTACGTGATGATCGATGAGTTCCAGGACTCCAGTGAGATCCAGTTCAAGCTCGCGCTCCTGCTCGCCGACACCGACAACATCTGTGTAGTCGGTGACTGGAAGCAAAGCATCTACAGCTTCCAGTACGCCGATGTCGACAACATCGTCCACTTCGAGGACCGCCTCGAACGATTCGTCGAGGAACTCAACAGCGACCACGAGCGAGTCGGCTTCCCGACCGACTCGGTCACGCCCATCGAGTTGACCGAGAACTACCGGTCCACCCAAGAGATCCTCGACTTCTCCGAGCACGCACTCCTCACGCCTGCCGCGAGCAGCGATAGCCTCAACGAGGAAGAAGTCCGGGACCGCATCGTCTCCCTGGATTCGAACGCAGCCCACGAGAACACGACTATCGAAGCGCTGCAGAGCGAAGACGAGCACGAGGCAGTCCTCGCAAGAATCGAGGACATCGTCGGCAACGACAACTACCAGATTGACGGCGCCGAGGACGACGACGAGGAAGGTGAGCTCCGGACGCCCCGGTACGAGGATATCGCGGTCGTCACAAGGACGCGTGATTTCGGCCGTGACCTCCTCCAGACCGCCGAGGAGTACGGCCTCCCGATGGCGTACGAGGGCGGTATCGAGTTGTTCCGCACCGACCAGGCGAAACTCCTCATGGCGTGGCTCCGTATCCTCGAGGACGACGCCGACCGCGGTTGGGCAGTCGTCCTCGAAGATGCCGGCTACACGTTCGACGAGGTCGGCAACATCCTCGAGACTGGGGACTACCCCGAGAGTATGCGTTCGTTCCGTGAGAGCCTTCGAGAGATGGAGACGCTCGGCGCCGTTGCTCGGCGCGTCTTCCAGCGGTACGGCTACGACGGCGCGACCGCTGACGTCGTCCTCCACACTATCCAGTCCATCCACGACACGACCACGCTGACGCGGGGCGACCTCATCCGCTTCATCGAACGCAGCATTGAGGCTGGCAGCACCCACGAAGTCCACACTGGGACAGGGACGAACTCGGTGACCGTCCAGACCATCCACGCCACAAAGGGCCTGGAGTATCCCATCGTCATTCTCGCGAACATGAACAGTGGGCGCTTCCCGCCCTCCAGCGGTGGCGCGAACACAATCACCTACGACGACCCAATCGGGCTACGCCAACACGAGATGTATTCAGCGGACGCCCACGGCCACCCCCACATCTATGATAACTGGCGCACCGACGTCCTCCAGGCGTGTCTCCCCCGGAACTACGACGAGGAACGCCGACTGCTGTACGTCGCCATCACGCGCGCCGAGAGCCACGTCATCTTCACCGCCGGCGACGACCCGAATACATTCCTCGAGGAACTTCCCGTGGAGATCAAGTCGGTTACGCCCGACCCCGGTGCGATTACGGCGAGTGAGACTGAGCAGACGACTCTCGATGTTAGTGTCCCGACGCCTGATGGCCCGGTAGGGCACACGCCGCATACGCTGATGCGTGACGACGTCTTCGAGGACGTCGACGATGGTCGCGGAACCGAGTTTGGCAATCAGGTCCACGACTTCGCTGAAGCATATGCCCTTGGCGAAGAGGTGACACCCTCGAACAAGGACGAACGCCACGTCGCAGCGTTCTTAGATGGTCTGGAGGGGGAGTTACTGGTAGAGGAGGACGCTTCGCTTCCCCTGACTGTTGAAGGGGAGCAGGTAACGGTCTCAGGCATCGTGGACCTCATTCACGTCACACCGGATTCCGTGGAGATTGTCGACTACAAGACCGACCGCGGCCGTCATGGCGAACCTGAGTACCGAAAGCAGCTGAGCGTCTACTATCACGTTGCGAAGTCCGTGTATCCCGACCGCGAGATTTCGGCGAGTATCTTCTACACGGATCAAGACGAGCGACAATCGATTGAGCCCTTGACGATGGCAGTTCTCGAAGACATAGTAGGGAGAATCGAACGTCCTGGCTAA
- a CDS encoding twitching motility protein PilT → MYVETDFLTALLKDEDWLRESAIRALEDRDDIYTSILAYAEVLVLFYDREQSEYEIDAPRAIANLLEVVPIQPAEHEEAVLAAATFLEEYQMTPFDALHAGMAATGDGTVLSSEKDYDIVGLDRHPLETYAEE, encoded by the coding sequence GTGTACGTAGAGACGGATTTTCTCACCGCACTCCTCAAAGACGAGGACTGGCTACGTGAGTCTGCAATCCGCGCACTTGAGGACCGAGACGATATTTATACCTCCATCCTGGCATACGCAGAGGTACTGGTACTATTCTATGACCGAGAGCAATCCGAGTACGAGATCGATGCTCCACGAGCGATCGCCAACCTTCTCGAAGTAGTCCCAATCCAGCCAGCTGAACACGAGGAGGCAGTGCTCGCCGCGGCAACCTTCCTTGAGGAGTACCAGATGACACCGTTCGACGCACTCCACGCCGGCATGGCCGCAACCGGAGATGGAACCGTACTATCGAGCGAGAAAGACTACGACATCGTTGGTCTAGACCGACATCCACTCGAAACATACGCCGAGGAGTAA